One region of Alosa sapidissima isolate fAloSap1 chromosome 1, fAloSap1.pri, whole genome shotgun sequence genomic DNA includes:
- the LOC121706750 gene encoding sorting nexin-25-like isoform X1, translated as MHVGVGSIDKQSDLKDASMPAKVESACFTFQRFMLFIGIGFVTLVSFQLASGKITVTSFVLQICLYVSFVLLCFVFGCFGFLSQESPIKFINFDTSTHTPYLLDFFNKILNGSSLPLFESSQMRRVVVSHNVDKVLKEVFDYSYRDYVQSWYGRLSRDEGQLYQMLSEDFWEVIRQLRGRLADIDVVDLVCNGTVKTLHAHFCDLKAASTSLEDFPKPFALHPCLRSRQEELRFLRCCARLLLLSLLPARHARSPTLRLVLSEVIAVKVLRPLVEVFSDPDYINRTLLSRLEQREQLMEHHRKAYTYAPSYEEFIKLISSSSDVDFLQQLRYQIVVEIIQATTLSSLPQMKKQKGKDKAMKTDLLRARNMKRYINQLTVAKRQCEKRIWLLGGPSYEQQEDGATDGAEGAQTPRILQFEEIMSNPTRREYFRVYMARVDKAAVIKFWELVETLKTANKNEVPYLVGEIYQNFFVESREIPVERALLREIQQALVGDTGTEVFVRLQAEVYESMRERYYPSFLVSDLYESLVHRQGQRDRAATPVPPPDDKEDMCQSLSGSNTSLDSVGINEQAKAATRLRQITDRLEYKRQALGSIQNSPKPDKKIVCKLMDEISTMEKEHSDLQVHISRTDWWCTNLGMWRASVTGGEAVEENGEHTACFYICVSLPDADDSTHSRWAVSRKLSEFQILHRKLTECFPVLKKVQLPSVSKLPFKSIDQKFLEKSKNQLNNFLQKMLSDECLCQSEALYAFLSPSPEHLKVIDTHKKSNFTLASLLERLPGDFFSHQEDDGDDDSDLSDYGEEVEGRRDLLAEPSFMLIGEIFELRGMFKWVRKTLISLVQVTFGRTINKQICDTVSWIFGEPMIAYYISIFRDTFWPDGTRALLGNARTEVERQETKERAQKKLLESVPDALQNLVGQQNARFGVIRVFNALQEVNANRHLIYILMEMLLRELCPELSAEMDQIGSDSLFTEKTITKLS; from the exons atGCATGTTGGCGTCGGTAGTATCGACAAGCAGAGCGATCTCAAAGATGCCTCAATGCCTGCCAAAGTGGAATCTGCGTGCTTTACTTTCCAACGTTTTATGTTATTTATCGGTATTGGATTTGTCACGCTTGTATCGTTTCAGCTTGCCAGTGGGAAGATCACCGTGACCTCATTTGTTCTTCAGATTTGTCTCTATGTAtcatttgttttgctttgttttgtctttgGATGCTTTGGGTTCCTCTCACAGGAGAGTCCCATAAAGTTCATAAACTTtgacacctcaacacacacaccgtactTGCTGGACTTCTTTAACAAAATACTG AATGGGTCCTCTTTGCCACTGTTTGAATCATCACAGATGCGACGAGTAGTGGTGTCACACAATGTGGACAAGGTACTTAAAGAAG TGTTTGACTACAGCTACAGGGACTACGTGCAGTCGTGGTATGGTCGTCTGAGTCGTGATGAGGGCCAGCTGTACCAGATGCTGTCAGAGGACTTCTGGGAGGTGATCAGGCAGCTAAGAGGACGCCTAGCAGACATAGACGTGGTGGACCTGGTGTGCAACGGCACGGTCAAGACCCTCCACGCCCACTTCTGCGACCTCAAAGCAGCCAGCACCAG tCTGGAGGACTTCCCCAAGCCGTTTGCCCTGCACCCGTGTCTGCGCAGTCGGCAGGAGGAGCTGCGCTTCCTGCGCTGCTGTGCCCGCCTGCTGCTGCTCAGCCTGCTGCCCGCTCGTCACGCCCGCTCCCCCACGCTGCGCCTGGTGCTCTCCGAGGTCATCGCCGTCAAAG tgctAAGGCCTTTGGTGGAGGTGTTCAGTGACCCAGACTACATCAACCGGACGCTGCTGTCCCGGCTGGAGCAGCGCGAGCAGCTGATGGAGCACCACCGGAAGGCCTACACCTACGCGCCCTCCTACGAGGAGTTCATCAAGCTCATCAGCAGCAGCTCCGACGTCGACTTCCTGCAGCAGCTCAG gTACCAAATAGTGGTGGAGATCATCCAGGCCACCACACTGAGCAGTCTGCCCCAGATGAAGAAGCAGAAAG GCAAGGACAAGGCCATGAAGACGGACCTGCTGCGGGCGCGGAACATGAAGCGTTACATCAATCAGCTGACCGTGGCCAAGAGGCAGTGTGAGAAGCGCATCTGGCTCCTGGGGGGGCCCAGCTACGAGCAGCAGGAGGACGGGGCCACTGACGGGGCCGAGGGGGCCCAGACTCCCAGG ATCCTGCAGTTTGAGGAGATCATGTCCAACCCAACACGCCGTGAATACTTCCGGGTCTACATGGCACGAGTGGATAAGGCAGCCGTCATTAAATTCTGGGAGCTGGTGGAGACCCTGAAGACTGCCAATAAG AATGAGGTTCCGTACCTGGTGGGGGAGATCTACCAGAACTTCTTTGTGGAGAGCCGGGAGATCCCGGTGGAGCGCGCCCTGCTGCGGGAGATCCAGCAGGCGCTGGTGGGGGACACGGGCACCGAGGTGTTTGTGCGGCTGCAGGCGGAGGTCTACGAGAGCATGAGGGAGCGCTACTACCCCTCCTTCCTGGTGAGCGATCTCTACGAGAGTCTCGTCCACCGGCAGGGGCAGCGCGACCGCGCCGCCACACCTGTGCCACCGCCCGACGACAAGGAGGACATG TGCCAGTCCTTGTCGGGTAGCAACACGTCGTTGGACAGCGTTGGCATTAACGAGCAGGCGAAGGCTGCTACGCGCCTTCGCCAGATCACCGACCGGCTGGAGTACAAGCGCCAGGCCCTGGGCTCCATCCAGAACTCCCCCAAACCCGACAAAAAG aTTGTATGCAAGCTGATGGATGAGATCAGCACCATGGAGAAGGAGCATTCTGACCTTCAGGTACACATCTCGCGCACTGACTGGTGGTGCACCAACCTGGGCATGTGGAGAGCCTCCGTCACTGGTGGagag gctgtgGAGGAGAACGGTGAGCACACGGCTTGTTTCTACATCTGTGTGAGTTTGCCAGATGCAGACGACTCCACACACAGCCGGTGGGCTGTTTCACGCAAGCTCAGCGAGTTCCAGATACTACACAGGAAACtcacagag TGTTTCCCTGTGCTGAAGAAGGTACAGCTCCCCTCGGTCAGTAAGCTTCCGTTTAAGTCCATAGACCAGAAGTTTCTGGAGAAATCTAAAAACCAGCTCAACAACTTCCTGCAG aaaaTGCTGTCGGACGAGTGTCTGTGTCAGAGTGAGGCACTATATGCGTTCCTTAGCCCGTCCCCTGAGCACCTGAAAGTGATCGACACACACAAGAAGTCCAACTTCACCCTTGCCTCGTTACTAGAGAGACTGCCTGGAGACTTCTTCTCGCACCAGGAG GATGATGGTGATGACGACAGTGACCTGTCCGACTATGgtgaggaggtggagggcagGAGGGATCTACTGGCCGAGCCCTCCTTCATGCTGATAGGAGAGATCTTTGAGCTCAGGGGCA TGTTTAAATGGGTGAGGAAGACTCTGATCTCACTGGTCCAGGTCACATTCGGACGCACCATAAACAA GCAGATTTGCGACACAGTGAGCTGGATCTTTGGGGAGCCGATGATCGCTTACTACATTAGCATATTTCGAGACACCTTTTGGCCTGACGGAACACGTGCTCTCCTCGGTAACGCGAGGACAGAGGTGGAGAGGCAGGAGACCAAAGAGCGAGCTCAGAAGAAACTTCTAGAAAGTGTTCCAG ATGCCCTACAGAACCTAGTGGGGCAACAAAATGCCCGCTTTGGGGTCATTCGTGTCTTCAATGCCCTACAGGAGGTCAATGCTAACAGACACCTAATTTAT aTCCTTATGGAAATGCTGCTAAGAGAGCTCTGCCCTGAGCTGTCTGCTGAAATGGACCAGATTGGATCCGATTCACTCTTCACCGAGAAAACGATAACAAAACTCTCCTAG
- the LOC121706750 gene encoding sorting nexin-25-like isoform X2, with translation MHVGVGSIDKQSDLKDASMPAKVESACFTFQRFMLFIGIGFVTLVSFQLASGKITVTSFVLQICLYVSFVLLCFVFGCFGFLSQESPIKFINFDTSTHTPYLLDFFNKILNGSSLPLFESSQMRRVVVSHNVDKVLKEVFDYSYRDYVQSWYGRLSRDEGQLYQMLSEDFWEVIRQLRGRLADIDVVDLVCNGTVKTLHAHFCDLKAASTSLEDFPKPFALHPCLRSRQEELRFLRCCARLLLLSLLPARHARSPTLRLVLSEVIAVKVLRPLVEVFSDPDYINRTLLSRLEQREQLMEHHRKAYTYAPSYEEFIKLISSSSDVDFLQQLRYQIVVEIIQATTLSSLPQMKKQKGKDKAMKTDLLRARNMKRYINQLTVAKRQCEKRIWLLGGPSYEQQEDGATDGAEGAQTPRILQFEEIMSNPTRREYFRVYMARVDKAAVIKFWELVETLKTANKNEVPYLVGEIYQNFFVESREIPVERALLREIQQALVGDTGTEVFVRLQAEVYESMRERYYPSFLVSDLYESLVHRQGQRDRAATPVPPPDDKEDMIVCKLMDEISTMEKEHSDLQVHISRTDWWCTNLGMWRASVTGGEAVEENGEHTACFYICVSLPDADDSTHSRWAVSRKLSEFQILHRKLTECFPVLKKVQLPSVSKLPFKSIDQKFLEKSKNQLNNFLQKMLSDECLCQSEALYAFLSPSPEHLKVIDTHKKSNFTLASLLERLPGDFFSHQEDDGDDDSDLSDYGEEVEGRRDLLAEPSFMLIGEIFELRGMFKWVRKTLISLVQVTFGRTINKQICDTVSWIFGEPMIAYYISIFRDTFWPDGTRALLGNARTEVERQETKERAQKKLLESVPDALQNLVGQQNARFGVIRVFNALQEVNANRHLIYILMEMLLRELCPELSAEMDQIGSDSLFTEKTITKLS, from the exons atGCATGTTGGCGTCGGTAGTATCGACAAGCAGAGCGATCTCAAAGATGCCTCAATGCCTGCCAAAGTGGAATCTGCGTGCTTTACTTTCCAACGTTTTATGTTATTTATCGGTATTGGATTTGTCACGCTTGTATCGTTTCAGCTTGCCAGTGGGAAGATCACCGTGACCTCATTTGTTCTTCAGATTTGTCTCTATGTAtcatttgttttgctttgttttgtctttgGATGCTTTGGGTTCCTCTCACAGGAGAGTCCCATAAAGTTCATAAACTTtgacacctcaacacacacaccgtactTGCTGGACTTCTTTAACAAAATACTG AATGGGTCCTCTTTGCCACTGTTTGAATCATCACAGATGCGACGAGTAGTGGTGTCACACAATGTGGACAAGGTACTTAAAGAAG TGTTTGACTACAGCTACAGGGACTACGTGCAGTCGTGGTATGGTCGTCTGAGTCGTGATGAGGGCCAGCTGTACCAGATGCTGTCAGAGGACTTCTGGGAGGTGATCAGGCAGCTAAGAGGACGCCTAGCAGACATAGACGTGGTGGACCTGGTGTGCAACGGCACGGTCAAGACCCTCCACGCCCACTTCTGCGACCTCAAAGCAGCCAGCACCAG tCTGGAGGACTTCCCCAAGCCGTTTGCCCTGCACCCGTGTCTGCGCAGTCGGCAGGAGGAGCTGCGCTTCCTGCGCTGCTGTGCCCGCCTGCTGCTGCTCAGCCTGCTGCCCGCTCGTCACGCCCGCTCCCCCACGCTGCGCCTGGTGCTCTCCGAGGTCATCGCCGTCAAAG tgctAAGGCCTTTGGTGGAGGTGTTCAGTGACCCAGACTACATCAACCGGACGCTGCTGTCCCGGCTGGAGCAGCGCGAGCAGCTGATGGAGCACCACCGGAAGGCCTACACCTACGCGCCCTCCTACGAGGAGTTCATCAAGCTCATCAGCAGCAGCTCCGACGTCGACTTCCTGCAGCAGCTCAG gTACCAAATAGTGGTGGAGATCATCCAGGCCACCACACTGAGCAGTCTGCCCCAGATGAAGAAGCAGAAAG GCAAGGACAAGGCCATGAAGACGGACCTGCTGCGGGCGCGGAACATGAAGCGTTACATCAATCAGCTGACCGTGGCCAAGAGGCAGTGTGAGAAGCGCATCTGGCTCCTGGGGGGGCCCAGCTACGAGCAGCAGGAGGACGGGGCCACTGACGGGGCCGAGGGGGCCCAGACTCCCAGG ATCCTGCAGTTTGAGGAGATCATGTCCAACCCAACACGCCGTGAATACTTCCGGGTCTACATGGCACGAGTGGATAAGGCAGCCGTCATTAAATTCTGGGAGCTGGTGGAGACCCTGAAGACTGCCAATAAG AATGAGGTTCCGTACCTGGTGGGGGAGATCTACCAGAACTTCTTTGTGGAGAGCCGGGAGATCCCGGTGGAGCGCGCCCTGCTGCGGGAGATCCAGCAGGCGCTGGTGGGGGACACGGGCACCGAGGTGTTTGTGCGGCTGCAGGCGGAGGTCTACGAGAGCATGAGGGAGCGCTACTACCCCTCCTTCCTGGTGAGCGATCTCTACGAGAGTCTCGTCCACCGGCAGGGGCAGCGCGACCGCGCCGCCACACCTGTGCCACCGCCCGACGACAAGGAGGACATG aTTGTATGCAAGCTGATGGATGAGATCAGCACCATGGAGAAGGAGCATTCTGACCTTCAGGTACACATCTCGCGCACTGACTGGTGGTGCACCAACCTGGGCATGTGGAGAGCCTCCGTCACTGGTGGagag gctgtgGAGGAGAACGGTGAGCACACGGCTTGTTTCTACATCTGTGTGAGTTTGCCAGATGCAGACGACTCCACACACAGCCGGTGGGCTGTTTCACGCAAGCTCAGCGAGTTCCAGATACTACACAGGAAACtcacagag TGTTTCCCTGTGCTGAAGAAGGTACAGCTCCCCTCGGTCAGTAAGCTTCCGTTTAAGTCCATAGACCAGAAGTTTCTGGAGAAATCTAAAAACCAGCTCAACAACTTCCTGCAG aaaaTGCTGTCGGACGAGTGTCTGTGTCAGAGTGAGGCACTATATGCGTTCCTTAGCCCGTCCCCTGAGCACCTGAAAGTGATCGACACACACAAGAAGTCCAACTTCACCCTTGCCTCGTTACTAGAGAGACTGCCTGGAGACTTCTTCTCGCACCAGGAG GATGATGGTGATGACGACAGTGACCTGTCCGACTATGgtgaggaggtggagggcagGAGGGATCTACTGGCCGAGCCCTCCTTCATGCTGATAGGAGAGATCTTTGAGCTCAGGGGCA TGTTTAAATGGGTGAGGAAGACTCTGATCTCACTGGTCCAGGTCACATTCGGACGCACCATAAACAA GCAGATTTGCGACACAGTGAGCTGGATCTTTGGGGAGCCGATGATCGCTTACTACATTAGCATATTTCGAGACACCTTTTGGCCTGACGGAACACGTGCTCTCCTCGGTAACGCGAGGACAGAGGTGGAGAGGCAGGAGACCAAAGAGCGAGCTCAGAAGAAACTTCTAGAAAGTGTTCCAG ATGCCCTACAGAACCTAGTGGGGCAACAAAATGCCCGCTTTGGGGTCATTCGTGTCTTCAATGCCCTACAGGAGGTCAATGCTAACAGACACCTAATTTAT aTCCTTATGGAAATGCTGCTAAGAGAGCTCTGCCCTGAGCTGTCTGCTGAAATGGACCAGATTGGATCCGATTCACTCTTCACCGAGAAAACGATAACAAAACTCTCCTAG
- the ankrd37 gene encoding ankyrin repeat domain-containing protein 37 → MLLLDSDSQMDCSDNLFQAGYAVNSGGDSWGQSPAHLAAFGGQAFCLLWLLQTGADANQQDISGETPVHKAARTGSLECLSALVASDAQLEICNNDGKTAEDVALQYGFTECGRFLSTLRLARHRKGCIGVPVESAHVARPDTLSCTAAGQKRARVSPDAQDGKKSRDW, encoded by the exons ATGTTGCTGCTGGATTCAGATTCACAG ATGGACTGTTCTGACAACTTATTTCAAGCCGGGTACGCAGTGAACTCCGGTGGGGACAGCTGGGGACAGTCTCCCGCGCATCTAGCAGCTTTCGGCGGACAGGCCTTTTGCCTGCTCTGGCTTCTGCAGACAGGAGCAGACGCTAACCAACAG GACATCTCTGGGGAGACGCCTGTTCACAAAGCCGCCCGAACGGGGAGCCTAGAATGCCTCAGCGCTCTAGTGGCCAGCGATGCCCAACTTGA GATTTGTAACAACGATGGTAAGACTGCGGAGGATGTGGCGTTGCAATACGGCTTCACAGAGTGCGGTCGCTTCCTAAGCACGCTGCGTCTCGCGCGACACCGCAAAGGCTGCATTGGTGTGCCGGTTGAGAGCGCGCATGTAGCACGGCCCGATACACTCAGCTGCACAGCGGCCGGACAGAAAAGGGCGCGGGTCAGTCCTGACGCCCAAGACGGAAAGAAATCTCGTGATTGGTGA